A region of Drosophila suzukii chromosome 2L, CBGP_Dsuzu_IsoJpt1.0, whole genome shotgun sequence DNA encodes the following proteins:
- the LOC108019814 gene encoding myb/SANT-like DNA-binding domain-containing protein 3 isoform X1: MFKLSALQKQTRNRGKNFAPSEEIKLLELLEPYRHIIDNKNSDSATCQLKKETWEKLAHQFSSQTGSNRTWRTLKDKYKNMNSKLKTAGSMIPRYPHSEEFDPVSSCVSVVYEDSDPENSLHNDQADSIESPTFKTETNNEEKFQETPEDTPTEPEHQFVKKKLPRRFIISKRSKKRLLDDEQIALIRLQQRFYYNENIRSAEKHRLELRSINLKNELMELELEEKRRRLRIDD, encoded by the exons ATGTTTAAGCTCAGTGCATTGCAAAAGCAAACGCGAAACAGGGGAAAAAACTTTGCCCCTTCCGAAGAGATTAAACTCCTAGAGCTGCTGGAACCTTATAGGCATATCATAGACAACAAGAACTCCGATTCGGCCACTTGCCAGTTGAAAAAGGAAACCTGGGAGAAGTTGGCCCACCAGTTCTCCAGCCAAACTGGCTCGAATCGCACATGGAGAACCCTCAAGGATAAGTACAAGAACATGAATAGCAAGCTTAAAACAGCGGGCTCCATGATTCCACGGTATCCCCATTCAGAAGAGTTCGATCCAGTCAGCAGTTGTGTTTCTGTGGTTTATGAGGATTCCGATCCAGAAAACTCACTGCATAATGATCAAG CCGACAGTATTGAAAGCCCAACTTTTAAAACGGAAACAAATAATGAG gaaaagtttcAGGAAACTCCCGAGGACACTCCAACAGAACCCGAACACCAGTTCGTGAAGAAAAAACTACCAAGAAGATTTATTATAAGTAAACGAAGCAAGAAGAGATTATTGGACGATGAGCAAATTGCGTTGATACGACTTCAACAAAGATTCTACTACAACGAAAACATAAGATCTGCGGAGAAACATCGCCTGGAGCTGAGGTCAATTAATCTGAAGAACGAGCTCATGGAACTAGAGCTTGAGGAAAAACGTCGGCGCCTTAGAATAGATGATTAA
- the LOC108019814 gene encoding myb/SANT-like DNA-binding domain-containing protein 3 isoform X2, with protein sequence MFKLSALQKQTRNRGKNFAPSEEIKLLELLEPYRHIIDNKNSDSATCQLKKETWEKLAHQFSSQTGSNRTWRTLKDKYKNMNSKLKTAGSMIPRYPHSEEFDPVSSCVSVVYEDSDPENSLHNDQADSIESPTFKTETNNEFQETPEDTPTEPEHQFVKKKLPRRFIISKRSKKRLLDDEQIALIRLQQRFYYNENIRSAEKHRLELRSINLKNELMELELEEKRRRLRIDD encoded by the exons ATGTTTAAGCTCAGTGCATTGCAAAAGCAAACGCGAAACAGGGGAAAAAACTTTGCCCCTTCCGAAGAGATTAAACTCCTAGAGCTGCTGGAACCTTATAGGCATATCATAGACAACAAGAACTCCGATTCGGCCACTTGCCAGTTGAAAAAGGAAACCTGGGAGAAGTTGGCCCACCAGTTCTCCAGCCAAACTGGCTCGAATCGCACATGGAGAACCCTCAAGGATAAGTACAAGAACATGAATAGCAAGCTTAAAACAGCGGGCTCCATGATTCCACGGTATCCCCATTCAGAAGAGTTCGATCCAGTCAGCAGTTGTGTTTCTGTGGTTTATGAGGATTCCGATCCAGAAAACTCACTGCATAATGATCAAG CCGACAGTATTGAAAGCCCAACTTTTAAAACGGAAACAAATAATGAG tttcAGGAAACTCCCGAGGACACTCCAACAGAACCCGAACACCAGTTCGTGAAGAAAAAACTACCAAGAAGATTTATTATAAGTAAACGAAGCAAGAAGAGATTATTGGACGATGAGCAAATTGCGTTGATACGACTTCAACAAAGATTCTACTACAACGAAAACATAAGATCTGCGGAGAAACATCGCCTGGAGCTGAGGTCAATTAATCTGAAGAACGAGCTCATGGAACTAGAGCTTGAGGAAAAACGTCGGCGCCTTAGAATAGATGATTAA